The sequence TGAGCGGTACACCATGGATAATATCCAAATCGATACCGAGCCGTACATCAGATAAACGTTCAGCAGCTTCTTTCGATTCGATGATGCGTGCATTGGTCAGAATACCGTATGAGCGACACACCCTGTTCTCCAACTGAAGCCGATGATTCCGCATCAAGTTTTGGCGGGCCACACGTTCCTCTTCGATAATCTGACGAGCTACACCTGCAAGGTTCTCAATAATTTCTCCCTCGGATTGACCAAGCGTAACCTGATTGGAAACCTGAAACAGATTTCCGACTGCTTCGCTTCCTTCCCCATACAATCCTCTTACCACTAGACCAAGCTTATTGATGGCAGAGAGTATTTGGTTAATCCTTTGTGTCATTACAAGTCCCGGCAGATGCATCATAACAGAGGCACGAATACCTGTACCTACATTAGTGGGACAACTGGTGAGAAAGCCACGCTTTTCGTCAAATGCAAAGTTCACGTGTTTCTCGAAGATATCGTCAATCCCATCCGCCGCCTCCCATGCTTCTTTCAATTGAAGCCCGGAAAACAGACATTGAATACGCAGGTGATCTTCCTCGTTCACCATAATGCTAATGGCTTCATTCTCGCTAAGGATGACAGCTCCCTTTCGGGAGTCTGCGAGCAAATTCGGACTGATTAGGTGTTTTTCCATCAGTACGCGCTTCTGCAACGGCGTCAGTGCCTCCATACGAATCATCTCAAAATGGTTCCGCGTCTTAAAAGCTTCATCTTCCATTGCCTGCTCAACCTGCTCGATTACACGTTCAAGCTGTGAATCGGTCGCCAACATCGGAAACGGCTCGTCACGCAGGTTGCGCGCCAGTCTCACCCGGCTGCTAATGGCTATATCAGCATCCTGTCCATCACCATTCATCCATTCGCTAATCGCATTTGATATAAACTTCTGGAAAGACATGCGTTTTCCCTCCTACAAATCTGCGATTTGTTGCTCTAACTCGCGGATTCGATCGCGAATTTTCGCCGCTTCCTCAAATTCTTCGCGTTCAATACGATTTCTCATCTCTTCTTTCAGTTCGGAAACTTCTTTTTTCAGCTTAATTGTACCGCCTGAGCGCTCCGGTACCTTGCCGCTGTGATGCGTATTGCCATGCACCCGCCGAAACAGCGGATCAAGCTTCTCTCCGAATGCTTTATAACAATTGCTACAGCCGAACCTTCCACTTTTGCTGAATTGGGAATATGTCAATCCGCAAGTATCGCAACGCAGCGGCGCT comes from Aneurinibacillus migulanus and encodes:
- a CDS encoding protein arginine kinase: MSFQKFISNAISEWMNGDGQDADIAISSRVRLARNLRDEPFPMLATDSQLERVIEQVEQAMEDEAFKTRNHFEMIRMEALTPLQKRVLMEKHLISPNLLADSRKGAVILSENEAISIMVNEEDHLRIQCLFSGLQLKEAWEAADGIDDIFEKHVNFAFDEKRGFLTSCPTNVGTGIRASVMMHLPGLVMTQRINQILSAINKLGLVVRGLYGEGSEAVGNLFQVSNQVTLGQSEGEIIENLAGVARQIIEEERVARQNLMRNHRLQLENRVCRSYGILTNARIIESKEAAERLSDVRLGIDLDIIHGVPLSVMNELMVMTQPGFLQQYAGQQLTADSRDERRARLIRERLQSTIE
- a CDS encoding UvrB/UvrC motif-containing protein, which gives rise to MMCQECQERPATLHFTKIVNGEKTEFHLCEVCAQERGEMFPGGMNNFSIHHLLSGLLNNAEPNVNTFKVQQEAPLRCDTCGLTYSQFSKSGRFGCSNCYKAFGEKLDPLFRRVHGNTHHSGKVPERSGGTIKLKKEVSELKEEMRNRIEREEFEEAAKIRDRIRELEQQIADL